The following is a genomic window from Bacillus sp. FJAT-52991.
TGCTTCTTTAGATGATATTTATATTCAATTGACGAAGGAAGAAGAATAATGAAAAACATTGAGCAATTATGGAAAAGCAGGCTGGAGTCTTATTATGGCGAACTGCGTAAATACTTGCGTTATATGCTAAATGATCATTTTTTGTTTGTGCTTGTATTTGGGCTTGGTGCCCTGCTTTATTACTACAGCGGCTGGGTGAAAACGCTTGATGAAACCTTTCCAGCCCCGTTCATTATGGCTGTGACGCTTGGTGCATTATTAGCTTGGAGCCCGGTGTACACCTTTTTAATGCGTGCGGATACTGTCTTTTTACTTCCGCTAGAAGAAAAGATGAACAGTTATTTTCAAAAAGCGATTCGGACAAGCTTTTTTTCGCAAATTTATTTATTGATTGCTGGACTGGCTTTCTTTATGCCGATGTACGCTCAAGTAAAAGGTTCGTCCGCTCAATCGTTTTTCCTCTTGCTACTTGTCTTAGTAGGCTTGAAAATATGGAATTTACATATTCGCTGGTATGTGCTCAAACAGCAAGAAAGAGAAAGCCACTTAGGTGATTTAGCGATCCGTTTTATCCTGAATGGTGTCTTGCTTTATTTCTTATTTTCTAGTTCGAATCTCCTCTTTGTCGGGGCGGTAGCTGTTATTATGATTGGTTACTTGATTTATTTTAAGAAAGCAGCCGAGCGAATGACATTAAAGTGGGAGACACTTGTGGATCTGGAAGAGAAAAGAATGGCCGCCTTTTATCGCCTCGCAAATTTATTTACCGATGTTCCTCATTTGAAAGGAACCGTCAAGCGGCGTCAATGGCTCGACCCACTTCTAGAGAGATTACCGTTTAGTCAAACATCGACCTACGCTTTTTTATTTCGCCGTACTTTTGTTCGAACAAGCGAATACTTCGGGCTGTTTGTTCGCCTAACAGTGATTGCCGCACTGGCGATCGGCTTTAGTGATCAAGTGATCTTGCAGCTCATCATTGCGCTGTTATTTATTTATTTAACTGGTTTTCAATTGTTGCCAATGATTCGGCGTCATGAACTGAAAATATGGGTCTCACTTTATCCAGTCTCAACAACGGAAAAAAGAGAGGCGTTGTTACAGCTGTTAGGACGTTTGCTGATCATACAAGCGACGGTGTTTGGAATCGTAGCTGCTATTAGTCAAACACTTACTCAAGGTGGTCTTGTTTTAGTAGCGGGTCTGCTTCTTGTATTTGTTTTCGTTAAATTATACGCACCATCTCGCTTAAAGAAGATGGAGGAGCTATAAAAAATGGCGGCACCACTTAAGGTGTCGCCGTTTTTTTATCCCGCATTAATGGGCAGTAAGACCCCCACCTCAAAATAGCAGGAGAAGCAAAGCTGTTTAGGTGGGGATCAACTGCCCATAAACGCCCGATCCGTTCAACTAACAATCAGTAGGGGATGAAGAAAACCCCCACTGATTGAAGTTTCACTTTATTGTTAATCTTCTTTAGGAACATTGTATGTTGTGACATAAGATGGGCTTGAGAAGATTTTTGGTTGCTTGTCGACTCCTTCTTCTGAGCTGCGTTTTTCGTGAGCTTTATTGTAAGCTTGCGAGTCTTGCCAACCTTGAAAAGATTGCTGATCTTTCCATTGGGTCATAATAATATACGTATTAGAGTTAAGTGGACGAAGCACGCGAATCGAGATAAATCCTGGCACTTCTTCAATAAGACGTGCTCGATTTTTAAAGCGATATTCAAAAATAGGCCGGCCCTCATCTGTGACAGGAATATTATTGAAAACAACATAACCGTGATTCGCTAGCTCACCTGATGCGTCAATGACTTCATATTTACGCGGGGATTGAAAAAGTGTTTTTTGCTCTGTTTCATGCAAAAGTGTAGCTCCTTCCGCATTCTCCATGACAATCATTTTTTCAGTAGCATGCTTGTCTTTCAGCTTCTTTAAAAAATCAAACGTCCCTGAAGTAATATATACATTCATTTTCGTCACCTCAATTAAATAATGATTACTCTACTATATTAACTTTACACATAAAATTATCCATGTAAACCAATAGTGTGTTTTTTTGATGTTAGGGGGGCTTTCTTCGACGTTAACGAGCCTTTCTTTGACTTTTGGGAAATTTCTTCGACCTTAGCGAGCTTTTCTTCGACTTTCGGGTACCAGACTGCATGGCTGAAGAACGCCATTCCGTCATTCTGTCTTTTGCTTGTCGTGCCTGGACAGTCGGCCCCGCTTTTCGAATTGTCCAGCTTCAGGCGCTATCGGCTCGAGGTCAAAAGCCAATCCGTCCAAAAGGTTAAAGAGCAACCTTTCAGCCGGCTCGTCTTTTGCTTGTCGCCGATGAACGAGCGCCTTCCGCATTTCGTGTTGTCCAGCTCCAGGTGCCAGCGACTAGTGTACTTTCACGTTCCTCCTTGCGATAAGTCAACATCGATTCACTAGCGTTCATCGTGTTTCCTTTATCTCGTGCGGAGCGCTTCAGTCCATACGTCGCTAAACAGCACCTTCCTCTTTTCGAATTGTCTAGCTTCGCCTCCTAGACACTCGAGTCAAATAACCTGCCGCTTACAAGGCTTGTCGCCTTTCCGGCGTCAGAACATTTGCTTGTCGTGCCTGGACAGTCGGCTCCGCATTTCGTTGTCTTTGGCGAATTTATGACATTTGTGTAGTGTTGCTATACTTTTATTCGTAAAACATCTATAGTGTAAATCGTATAAAAAGGTAGGTATTATCATTTATTTCCGAGTG
Proteins encoded in this region:
- a CDS encoding ABC transporter permease, with the protein product MKNIEQLWKSRLESYYGELRKYLRYMLNDHFLFVLVFGLGALLYYYSGWVKTLDETFPAPFIMAVTLGALLAWSPVYTFLMRADTVFLLPLEEKMNSYFQKAIRTSFFSQIYLLIAGLAFFMPMYAQVKGSSAQSFFLLLLVLVGLKIWNLHIRWYVLKQQERESHLGDLAIRFILNGVLLYFLFSSSNLLFVGAVAVIMIGYLIYFKKAAERMTLKWETLVDLEEKRMAAFYRLANLFTDVPHLKGTVKRRQWLDPLLERLPFSQTSTYAFLFRRTFVRTSEYFGLFVRLTVIAALAIGFSDQVILQLIIALLFIYLTGFQLLPMIRRHELKIWVSLYPVSTTEKREALLQLLGRLLIIQATVFGIVAAISQTLTQGGLVLVAGLLLVFVFVKLYAPSRLKKMEEL
- a CDS encoding antibiotic biosynthesis monooxygenase — translated: MNVYITSGTFDFLKKLKDKHATEKMIVMENAEGATLLHETEQKTLFQSPRKYEVIDASGELANHGYVVFNNIPVTDEGRPIFEYRFKNRARLIEEVPGFISIRVLRPLNSNTYIIMTQWKDQQSFQGWQDSQAYNKAHEKRSSEEGVDKQPKIFSSPSYVTTYNVPKED